Proteins encoded by one window of Nicotiana tabacum cultivar K326 chromosome 10, ASM71507v2, whole genome shotgun sequence:
- the LOC107762553 gene encoding indole-3-acetic acid-amido synthetase GH3.10-like, whose translation MEQETEIINHKHKAETEIIRWFEEVAEDADLVQQQTLRQILELNHGVEYLKKWLRDIKVQEMDENALETIYTSLVPLASHADLEPYIQRIADGDTAPLLTQHSITNLSLSSGTTEGRQKFVPFTSHSSQTTLQIFKLAAAYRSSIYPIKRGGKILEFIYSSKQYKTKGGLIAGTATTHYYASEKFKIKQQETKSFTCSPEEVISSGDYKQSTYCHLLLGLHFSKEIEFITSTFAYSMVQAFRSFEELWKELCHDLREGSLSSRINIIKMRKAVLEIINLPNPELASRIESICEELEREDWFCLIPKLWPNAKYVYSIMTGSMQPYLTKLRHYAGKLPLVSADYGSTESWIGVNLDPSSPPENATFAVIPTFSYFEFLPLYRQKPHYNYQNGNINSANDDFIEGDVVPLSQVKIGQQYEIVLTTFTGLYRYRLGDVVEVAGFYKKTPKLNFICRRKLILTVNIDKNTEKDLQLVVERGSQILSKARADLVDFTSHANIAKQPGHYVIYWEIKGEVEEKVLGECCREMDVSFVDHGYVVSRKTNSIGPLELCIVERGTFKKILEYFIGNGAAMSQFKTPRCTSNQVLLKILNVCTIKRFHSTAYG comes from the exons ATGGAACAAGAAACAGAGATTATCAATCATAAGCACAAAGCAGAAACAGAAATTATTCGTTGGTTCGAGGAAGTTGCCGAGGATGCTGACCTCGTACAGCAGCAGACACTACGCCAGATTCTTGAACTTAACCATGGTGTCGAATATCTTAAGAAATGGCTTAGAGATATCAAAGTTCAAGAAATGGATGAAAATGCATTGGAAACAATTTATACTTCTTTGGTCCCTCTTGCTTCTCATGCAGATTTAGAGCCTTATATTCAGAGAATTGCTGATGGAGATACTGCTCCTCTCCTCACTCAACACTCCATTACCAATCTATCTTTGAG TTCTGGAACTACTGAGGGAAGACAAAAGTTTGTGCCTTTTACTTCCCACAGCTCACAAACCACTCTTCAGATTTTCAAGTTGGCAGCAGCATATAGATCAAG tATTTATCCAATAAAAAGAGGAGGAAAAATTCTTGAATTCATATATAGCAGCAAACAATACAAAACAAAAGGAGGACTAATAGCAGGAACAGCTACAACACACTATTATGCCAGTGAGAAATTCAAGATCAAACAGCAAGAGACAAAATCCTTCACTTGTAGTCCTGAAGAAGTAATTTCAAGTGGAGATTACAAACAATCAACATATTGTCACCTCCTTTTAGGCTTGCATTTTTCAAAGGAAATAGAATTTATTACCTCAACTTTTGCATATAGTATGGTTCAAGCATTCAGATCATTTGAGGAGTTGTGGAAAGAATTATGTCATGACTTAAGGGAAGGTAGTCTTAGCTCAAGAATTAACATAATCAAAATGCGAAAAGCGGTATTAGAGATAATTAATTTGCCAAATCCAGAATTGGCTTCAAGAATTGAGTCAATTTGTGAGGAGCTAGAAAGGGAAGATTGGTTTTGCTTAATACCAAAATTATGGCCAAATGCTAAGTATGTTTACTCAATAATGACTGGATCAATGCAACCATACTTGACAAAATTAAGGCATTATGCAGGGAAATTGCCTTTGGTGAGTGCTGATTATGGGTCTACTGAGAGTTGGATTGGAGTAAATTTGGATCCTTCTTCTCCACCAGAAAATGCTACTTTTGCAGTAATACCAACTTTTTCTTACTTTGAGTTCTTACCACTTTATAGACAGAAGCCGCATTATAATTACCAAAATGGAAATATTAATTCAGCCAACGATGATTTCATAGAAGGTGACGTTGTGCCCCTATCTCAAGTCAAGATTGGACAACAATATGAAATCGTCCTAACTACTTTCACAG GTCTATATAGATATAGGTTAGGCGATGTGGTTGAAGTAGCCGGTTTTTACAAGAAGACGCCCAAACTTAACTTCATATGCAGGAGAAAGCTGATATTAACGGTGAATATAGATAAGAATACAGAGAAAGACCTCCAGTTAGTGGTGGAGAGAGGTTCGCAAATACTAAGCAAGGCACGAGCAGACCTAGTAGATTTCACGAGCCACGCGAACATCGCAAAACAACCCGGGCACTATGTGATTTACTGGGAAATCAAAGGTGAAGTTGAAGAAAAGGTTTTAGGAGAGTGTTGCAGAGAAATGGATGTTTCATTTGTTGATCATGGGTATGTTGTATCAAGAAAAACTAACTCAATTGGACCCCTAGAGCTTTGTATTGTGGAGAGAggtacttttaagaaaatattggAATATTTCATAGGAAATGGGGCTGCAATGAGTCAGTTCAAGACTCCTAGATGCACTAGCAACCAAGTATTATTAAAAATACTTAATGTCTGCACAATCAAGAGGTTTCATAGCACAGCCTATGGGTGA